A window of Bos taurus isolate L1 Dominette 01449 registration number 42190680 breed Hereford chromosome 19, ARS-UCD2.0, whole genome shotgun sequence contains these coding sequences:
- the CRYBA1 gene encoding beta-crystallin A3 (The RefSeq protein has 2 substitutions compared to this genomic sequence) — METQTVQQELKSLPTTKMAQTNPMPGSVGPWKITIYDQENFQGKRMEFTSSCPNVSERNFDNVRSLKVECGAWVGYEHTSFCGQQFVLERGEYPRWDAWSGSNAYHIERLMSFRPICSANHKESKITIFEKENFIGRQWEICDDYPSLQAMGWPNNEVGSMKIQCGAWVCYQYPGYRGYQYILECDHHGGDYKHWREWGSHAQTSQIQSIRRIQQ; from the exons AATCCCTTCCAACCACCAAGATGGCTCAAACTAACCCCATGCCGGGGTCTGTGGGGCCATGGAAG ATTACCATCTATGACCAGGAGAACTTCCAGGGCAAGAGAATGGAATTCACCAGCTCCTGCCCAAATGTCTCTGAGCGCAGTTTTGACAACGTCCGGTCTCTCAAGGTGGAATGTGGCGC CTGGGTTGGTTATGAGCATACCAGCTTCTGTGGGCAACAGTTTGTCCTGGAGAGAGGAGAGTACCCTCGCTGGGATGCCTGGAGCGGGAGTAATGCCTATCACATTGAGCGCCTCATGTCCTTCCGCCCCATCTGTTCAGCT AATCATAAGGAGTCTAAGATTACaatttttgagaaagaaaatttcattGGACGCCAATGGGAAATCTGTGATGACTACCCCTCCTTGCAAGCCATGGGTTGGCCCAACAACGAAGTTGGCTCCATGAAGATACAATGTGGAGC CTGGGTTTGCTACCAGTATCCTGGGTACCGTGGCTATCAGTATATCTTGGAATGTGACCATCATGGAGGAGACTACAAACACTGGAGAGAGTGGGGTTCTCATGCCCAGACTTCCCAGATTCAATCCATTCGCCGTATCCAACAGTAG